In Humulus lupulus chromosome 7, drHumLupu1.1, whole genome shotgun sequence, the following are encoded in one genomic region:
- the LOC133792247 gene encoding uncharacterized protein LOC133792247, which translates to MIEESPKVPAEGASKSVRDKYDHLQAANNKEQYYMLTSMVDSLKKKMEYVETTYKIKDQLQDMFRAKSVHTCFEATKKYACAQMALSQHTHVNLIKMTNYFHKAKLHGAITDEETQVSFILKNLSLAFLAFTTNYVMSKLKYGLTHLMNEFPSQLWVDQVR; encoded by the coding sequence ATGATTGAAGAATCCCcaaaagttccagctgaaggagcttccaagtctgtaagagacaaatatgaCCATTTGCAGGCGGCTAATAACAAGGAAcaatactacatgttgactagtatggtggACAGTCTCAAGAAAAAGATGGAGTATGTCGAGACGACCTACAAAATCAAggatcaactccaagacatgttcaGGGCAAAGTCTGTGCATActtgttttgaggccaccaagaaatatgcttGTGCTCAGATGGCACTGTCTCAGCACACACATGTtaacctgatcaagatgaccaactacttCCATAAAGCTAAACTGCACGGAGCAATAacagatgaggagactcaagtcagCTTCATCCTCAAaaatctctctctagctttcctgGCATTTACAACCAATTATGTGATGAGCAAACTCAAGTATGGTCTGACGCATCTCATGAACGAGTTTCCGAGTCAAttatgggtggaccaagtaaggtaG